From Primulina tabacum isolate GXHZ01 chromosome 2, ASM2559414v2, whole genome shotgun sequence, one genomic window encodes:
- the LOC142537780 gene encoding uncharacterized protein LOC142537780 yields MDTSLANAALRPPVLDGTNYSLWNVKIMYYIKSIDEQAWQRVINGWTSPIMIDQDGDSLPKPETDWTADEVQNSNYNSKDLNAIFTSVDMNMFSLITNCTTAKSACDTLQRHCEGSESVRQTRLRMLTSKFEIMRMEESEKILEFNVKICAIDEAKDTSHMALEDLISSLQTFKMNMDMQKKEKGKTIAFQVSNDSYNDLLQISQEVNESDLCEDSISLITKKFGDYLKKIRDKKKDAQLSKFPSLPAPERPQRFPAKQQFQPRNEGKGKFNSKKYDSVQCRECNGFGHYANECTNRLRKNKGYNASLSDEEFDEEEKSNDEDNHTSLTTLLIENHWLQVNPLGVALASGNSSVDDELEADDEEMTLESYCYFDSGNSRHMTRSREHLVDYVDQQGGKVTYGGGAKGRIVGKGTLNVEGLPKLHNVLHVEGLNSNLISISQLCDDNLNVKFNKHTYEAFDENNLCIMTGTRSSDNCYQIGEELSCNHAQVSELNLWHRKLGHVNFKTLKNLCKYDAVRGLPDLSSGMPYVCGDCQKGKQTRVSHPVLATSGTTRCLELLLTDDFGWE; encoded by the exons ATGGATACATCACTTGCTAATGCAGCACTTCGACCACCAGTCTTAGATGGAACCAACTACAGTCTATGGAATGTCAAAATCATGTACTATATAAAATCCATAGACGAACAGGCATGGCAGCGTGTTATCAATGGATGGACTTCACCAATCATGATAGATCAAGATGGTGACAGCTTGCCAAAACCTGAAACTGACTGGACTGCTGATGAAGTGCAAAATTCGAACTACAACTCAAAGGACTTGAATGCTATATTTACTTcggttgatatgaatatgtttagtttGATCACAAACTGTACTACTGCTAAAAGTGCATGTGATACTCTCCAAAGACATTGTGAAGGTTCTGAGAGTGTGCGACAAACTAGGCTAAGGATGCTTACTTCCAAATTCGAAATCATGAGGATGGAAGAATCTGAGAAAATACTGGA ATTCAACGTAAAAATCTGTGCAATAGACGAGGCTAAGGACACATCTCATATGGCTTTGGAAGACCTGATTAGTTCACTTCAAACCTTCAAAATGAACATGGACATGCAGAAGAAAGAAAAGGGGAAGACGATTGCATTCCAAGTCTCAAACGATTCCTATAATGATCTCCTTCAAATATCCCAAGAAGTAAATGAATCAGACCTCTGTGAAGACTCTATCTCCTTAATCACAAAGAAATTCGGGGATTACTTGAAGAAAATCAgagataagaagaaggatgcacaactCTCGAAATTCCCAAGTCTTCCTGCCCCTGAAAGGCCACAAAGATTTCCTGCCAAGCAACAATTTCAACCAAGGAACGAAGGCAAGGGAAAATTTAATTCAAAGAAGTATGATTCGGTGCAGTGCAGAGAATGCAATGGCTTTGGTCACTATGCCAATGAATGTACTAACAGATTACGCAAGAACAAAGGCTACAATGCGTCTCTAAGCGATGAAGAATTTGATGAGGAGGAGAAATCCAATGATGAAGATAATCACACCTCCCTCACTACATTATTGATAGAAAATCACTGGCTACAGGtgaatcctttaggtgttgccctag CTTCTGGAAATTCAAGTGTAGATGATGAATTGGAagctgatgatgaagagatgacCCTTGAGA GTTACTGTTACTTTGATAGTGGAAACTCACGCCACATGACACGATCACGAGAACATCTCGTTGATTATGTTGATCAACAGGGTGGTAAAGTAACGTATGGAGGGGGAGCAAAAGGAAGGATTGTAGGAAAAGGGACATTGAATGTTGAAGGACtaccaaagctccacaatgtgcttcatgttgaaggattaaattcgaatttGATTAGCATAAGCCAATTGTGTGATGATAATTTAAATGTCAAGTTTAATAAACATACTTATGAAGCTTTTGATGAAAATAACTTGTGCATCATGACAGGTACTAGGTCTTCAGATAACTGCTACCAAATAGGTGAAGAactttcatgcaatcatgcacAAGTCAGTGAACTTAATTTATGGCATCGGAAACTTGGACATGTGAACTTCAAGACCCTGAAGAACCTATGTAAGTACGATGCAGTACGTGGGTTGCCAGATCTCTCTTCTGGTATGCCATATGTGTGCGGAGATTGTCAAAAAGGTAAGCAGACTCGCGTGTCACACCCAGTGTTGGCAACTTCTGGGACAACACGCTGTCTGGAGTTATTactgaccgacgatttcggttgggaataa